CCTTACCACCTATAATAACGGCAACCACAGGTATTGACGCCCTATCGCATGCGATAGAATCATACACATCCATAAATGCATCACCCATGAGCGAACTGTTCTCCCTCAAAGCCATCGAATTAATATCACAAAACCTCCGTACAGCAGTCCACAATGGTAGCAATATAGAAGCGCGGTCGCGTATGCTACTCGGAAGTTTGTACGCTGGTTTGGGACTGGCGAATGCAGGAGTAACTGCTGTCCATGCCCTCTCCTATCCTCTAGGAGGTCGCTATGGGATATCTCATGGTTTGGCTAATACCCTCCTTTTGCCCCATGTAATGGCTTTCAATCTACCGGGGGCAATGGAAAAGTTCGCTCAAATTGCAACAGTAATGGGAGAAATCACGGATAACTTACCTATGAGAGAAGCAGCCCAACTTGCCGTAGAATCAATACAAAATCTAATTAAAGACTGCGGCTTAAACCTTACCCTGGAAGATCTTCAAATACCTGAGGAGGATTTTGAAGTCCTCGCAAAAGAAGCACTTACCGTAGCGAGACCACTTAGTAACAACCCACGGAAGGTAGACATAGAAGACGCAATAGATATCTATCGCGCCGCATGGTAAAATTCCAACCCACATAAAACATACATAAAGCTACCCTCAGGAGGTAAGAAAAAATGCCTGGAATGGAACTCATTGGCCAAGAAGAAATCAAAGAAATTATGGAAGTTATGGAAACGGGTGTACTTATGCGCTACGGTTTCGAGAAGGAGCGAAAAGGTATATTCAAGGTCCGACAGTTCGAGGAAGAATTCTGCCGCTATATGGGCTGCAAATATGCTTTAGGAGTCACATCTGGCACAGCAGCCTTAAAAGTTGCCCTCACTGCTCTAGATGTGGGACCCGGTGATGAGGTCATATGCCCTGCTTTTACCTTCGTGGCTACATATGAGGCGGTTCTCGAGGTAGGGGCTATTCCCGTGATGGCCGATATTGATGATACGCTGTGTCTCGACCCCGATGAGATCCTCCGGAAGATAACCCCTTACACAAAAGCCGTTATACCCGTCCACATGTGTGGCGCTTCTGCGGACATAAAGCGCATTGTGGACGTAGCAAAAAGACTGTACCTCTACGTGCTCGAGGACAATGCTCAGGCTGCGGGGGGGAGCTTCGAAGGCAAAAAATTGGGCACTTTTGGGGATATGGGAATTTTCAGTTTTGACTCATTCAAAACCATCACCACTGGTGAAGGGGGCATGGTCATTACAGACGACGAAACACTGTACAAAAGGGCAGACTGGTACCACGACCACGGCCATGACCATGATCCGCGGGTAAGTAGGGCCCAAGAAAAACACCCTATATTGGGATTCAACTTTAGAATGAACGAGCTGCAGGGTGCTCTAGGTCTCGCTCAGCTTAGAAAACTGGATACTATCATAGCTACACAGCGGCGCAACAAAGCCATCTTAAAGGAGATATTTTCAAATATAAAAGGAGTGGGCTTCCGTCGCCTCGCCGATCCTGAGGGAGATACTGCAACACATCTGGCATTCAATCTGCCTGACGCTACATCAGCGGAACGTCTACAAAGTACACTCAAAGAACACGGAGTAGAAACGATAATCTTCAAGAAAAACAACTGGCATTACGTTCCAAACTGGGATCATCTACTTTCGTGGGCAACTGCAAATTCCAAAAAATACCCCTTTACAGATCCTTCCTATCGCGGTCGAGTGGAGTACAGCATAAGGGACATTCCTAAAGCAGAAGATCTTCTCGGTAGAACACTGTTTCTCCCCATTCCTTTAAAACTCACTGAAGAAAGAATCGAACAGATACAAAAAGCAGTAAACAAAGCATCTTTGGAGATCTAACGGATATGATTGTCGTAACAGGGGGGGCAGGTTTTATCGGCAGTGCTTTACTGTGGAAACTGAATAGTGAAGGCATTGAGAACATCATTATAATAGATCGCCTCGGCACTTCAGAAAAGTGGAAAAACATCGTCAAACGTCGCTTCGTTGACTACATTCACAAAGACGATTTCATACGCATGATATACAACGACCAGGTTCCATTCACCGTCAGAGCCATCGTGCATCTGGGAGCCTGCTCATCTACGACAGAAAGAGATGCAGACTACCTCTGGCGGAACAATTATCTGTACTCTTGCCGTATATGCGAGTGGGCGGTCCAAAACGGCATACCATTTATATATGCTAGTTCTGCCGCGACATACGGCGATGGTACCTTTGGATTCTCTGACGATGATAACATAACAATACAACTCAAACCCGTGAACATGTACGGATACTCAAAACAACTCTTCGATCTCTGGATCCTAAAGCGAAGCCTGCAAAATTTCGTAGTTGGACTAAAGTTCTTCAACGTATTTGGCCCCAATGAATACCACAAGGGCGAAATGCGTTCCATGGTCCATAAGGCATTCGAACAAATAACAAAAGAAGGGAAGGTTCGCCTCTTTAAATCCTACAGGGTGGGATACGGCAACGGTGAACAAAAGAGGGATTTTATTTACGTAAAGGACTGCGTGGAGGTCATATGGTGGTTTTTGCAAAACAGGGAGATTAAAGGCATCTTTAACGTTGGAACAGGAAAGGCAAGAACATGGAACGACCTGGCAAAAGCGGTGTTCAGCAGTATGGGTTTGCCTGTGAACATCGAATACATAGATATGCCTCCCGCTTTGGAAAAACAGTATCAGTACTTCACAGAAGCAAATATGAGCAAGCTTATAAATGCCGGATTTCACATAAACTTCCACAGTTTGGAAGACGCCATAAATGACTACGTAAAGGGTTACCTAATGGGCAATGATCCCTATCTGTGAGGGAAAATGAAAAAAGTCGCTGTAATACCTTCCCGTTTGGCATCTACCCGATTTCCCGGTAAACCCCTTGCTCTGTTAAAAGGGAAACCTATAATACAACATGTGTACGAGAGGGCCACAAGTTCACCACTTATAGATTACACAGTGGTAGCCACCGATAGCAAAGAGATCTTTGAAACGGTTAGGAGGTTCGGTGGAGAAGTGGTTATGACAGCAACCGATCATCGCTCCGGTACTGACAGAGTAAATGAAGCTGCCACCATACTTAATCTATCTGATTACGATATCGTAGTGAATATCCAGGGTGATCAACCAACGTTCGAACCAAAACATATAGAAGAAGTTGTGATGCCTCTTATGGAAGACGATAAGTTACTCATGACAACCCTAGTTTACAAGATCACAAACAAAGAAGATGTAGAAAACCCTAATATCGTTAAAGCGGTCCTTACAAACAGAAATTTTGCCCTGTACTTCAGTAGATCCCCTATACCGTACATCCGCGAAAAAAATCTCCCGTACAACTATTACAAACATCATGGAATCTACGCTTACAGGCGCTATTTTCTGAGAATCTTTTCAAATTTACCCACAGGTGTTTTAGAAAGACTAGAATCATTAGAACAGTTGAGAGCCCTTGAATACGGATATCCCATAAAAGTTGTAGAATCAGCGTATGACTCCATCGAGATTGACACTAAAGAAGACCTGGAAAGGCTAAGCTACATCCTAGAAAACTCGTGAACAAATTTAACGTTCCAAATAACTTAATGGAAAATACCCTTAACCGAGCATTCACCCATGCACTGAAAACAATTGACATAGAGATACAAAAAGAAGAACTTTCCCTTTTCGCGAAGTACTACGAGCTGCTCATAAAGTGGAACGAAAAAATGAACCTAATCTCATACAAAACACCCGACGAGATAATCCTTATTCATTTTGTTGATTGCATCATCCCTCTTACATACCTGGATCGCAAACCTCAAAAAATTTTAGACATAGGATCAGGCCAAGGTCTTCCTGCCATCCCAATGAAGATACTGCGTAAGAACTGGTCATTCACCCTACTTGAGTCCTCGAGAAAAAAGGTGTCTTTCCTGACGGAAGTAATAAGAATTTTGGATCTCAATGCCATTGTCGTAATCAGGGAAAGAGCAGAAACAATGTTAAAAGACCCGACCATGAAAGATCATTACGATGGCATTACCTCTCGGGCTACATTTAAACTCCCCCTATACGTTGGGATAGCCGAGTACTTTGTACGTAAAGGCGGGTGGATTTTGGCCATGAAGGGAAACCTAAAGGGTGATGAATTGGAAGAAACAAAAAAAACTCTAGAAAAAACAAATATTTACATAGAAAAAACCCTCACATACAACCACCCTGTGACTGGGTCAAACCGTGCACTGCTTTTATTAAAAAAGCAATAAAATCAACAATTTGTACACGTAAAAACTAGCAGATACATCTTCCAAAAATATACCTTTTATGATAGTGTCCCATAGGGTTAATTTTTAGCTGATAGAACTAAAGCAAGTATGAAGGGAACTATTGCTATAGCCAACCAGAAGGGCGGCGTGGGTAAAACAACAACAGCAATAAACTTGGCGGCTTGTATTGCATCTACTGAGAGGAAAACTCTACTCATAGATTGCGACGCCCAGGGTAATGCCACAACTGGTCTGGGTGTGGAGAAAAGCGTTGTTGAAAAAAAGAATCTTTACCACGCCCTTATAGGCGAGGCGTCACTGGAAGATGTTATTATACCTACATGTGTCCCACACCTCTCCCTCGTGCCGGCTGACAGGAACCTCATAGGAGTGGAAGTGGAATTCGTATCCCTGGAAGATAGAGAGTGTAAATTGAGAAAAATTTTACAAGATGTGATCTCTCTTTACGACTTTATCTTTATCGATTGTCCACCCTCATTGGGTTTTTTAACAGTAAATGCTCTGGTGGCAGCTGATCACTATATTGTACCTTTACAATGTGAGTATTTTGCAATGGAAGGTTTAGTTCATCTTCTGAACACAGTTAGACTGGTACGCACGCGTCTCAACCCTAAATTGAACCTAGCGGGAATTCTACTCACGATGTTCGACTCCCGGAACCTTCTATCGCATAAGGTTAGTACAGAAGTGCGCCGCTACTTTGGTGAGCAAGTATTCAAAACTGTGATACCGAGGAATGTAAGACTGTCGGAGTGCCCAAGTCACGGTTTACCGATCATACTCTACGATATCCGATCCCGGGGTGCTATTGCCTATATGGAACTCGCACAAGAAATACTAAGCAAAAACGGGAGGTTGAAATGAAATCCAGGGCGGCTCTTGGGAGAGGTTTAAGCGCCCTTTTTCCAGATTTAGAGAGAGATACTGTAATAAAAAACACCCCTATAATATGCGGTATCGAAGAACTAACCCCCAATCCCTTCCAATCTAGAAAGACCTTCCGCAAAAACGAGATTAGGGAACTCGCAGATTCAATTAGAAAAAACGGAATCATCCAGCCGATTGTTGTGCGGAAAAGGGAGAAGGGATACGAAATAATAGCAGGGGAAAGGAGATGGAGAGCAGCGCAGGAGGTAGGTTTAAAGGAAGTCCCTGTTATTATAAGAGAAGCTACGGATAGTGAAGTAGCTGTTCTCTCTCTAGTTGAGAATCTACAAAGGGAGGCCCTAAATCCCATTGAAGAAGCGGAGGCCCTACTGCAACTGCACAGGGTTTTTGGTTTATCACACGAGGAGATCGCCCAAATTGTAGGCAAAGATCGCTCAACAGTTGCCAACACGTTACGCCTTGTGAAACTACCTGAGGATGTAAAAAGCATCCTCTTGGAAGGAAAAATAACAAGTGGACATGCCCGAACAATCCTCTCCCTTGAAGATCCCAACGACCAAATTAATCTAGCCCATATGATCGTCGAACGATCCCTGAGTGTTAGGGAATGTGAGCGTCTAATACATGTATGGAAAAAAAAGAGAGAAAAAACTTCTAAAAAGAAAGACCCATATGATGATAATTTGGAAAAGAGACTATCGGAACATTTGAAAACAAGGGTAAAGGTTGTTAGAAAAAAAAGAGGAGGATGTATAGAGATCCTTTATTCATCGGAGGAAGATCTGATGCGTTTGGCAGACATACTCCTATTTCCAGAGACAAAAAAGAAATAGCTCCAAAGTAAAATTTATAAACAGTTGTTGAAAACTATGTTGACAAACAGTGGAGATCTGAATACAGTTTGGAACCAAGCTCTCGAAATTATTAAGGAAAATTTAAACAGTTCCAATTTTGAGACATGGATTAAACCTATACGCTGTATTTTCATAGGTGATGGTATAGCTCGACTTGCAGTACCTAATCGTTTTTTTAAGGATTGGATAGTTGACCACTATCTGTCCCTTATTCAGGATACACTCTGTGAGGTTATGGGGGAGGACATCTCTGTAATTTTGGAGATAGTACAGAGTGAAAATTACAAGAGAAACCTCAATTCCGAAGGTAAAGACAGAGATTTCTCAAGGTCGGAGAGAGTAAAGCGTCCATCCCACAATCTGAACTCTAATTACAGTTTTGAAAGGTTTGTCGTCGGCCCCTCAAACCAGTTTGCTCATGCGGCGGCGCTTGCCGTAGCAGAGAACCCAGCAAAAACGTACAATCCGCTTTTTATATACGGAGGTGTGGGTCTAGGTAAAACGCATCTCCTCAACGCCATTGGTTTGCGTGCACTTTCCCTCTATCCTGACTTCAATGTGGTATACATATCAGCCGAGGCGTTCATGAACGAAATGATTACCTGTATTAGATACGACAAAATGCAGCACTTCAGAGAT
The Syntrophales bacterium genome window above contains:
- a CDS encoding iron-containing alcohol dehydrogenase; this encodes MIQPFTFTGAKKIIFGAGKLNDLPLCLEELNSSRPFIVIDPAICAIGIKEKIQDIFSATGKNVLFFEDVAPEPTVAKTDEAAKIAAEANIDAVVGIGGGSAMDMAKAIAVLLPHKAKSEEFLGMDKVPGPGLPTVMVPTTAGTGSEVTFTAVFLIPELKKKAGINSPYLYPHIALLDPTLTLTLPPIITATTGIDALSHAIESYTSINASPMSELFSLKAIELISQNLRTAVHNGSNIEARSRMLLGSLYAGLGLANAGVTAVHALSYPLGGRYGISHGLANTLLLPHVMAFNLPGAMEKFAQIATVMGEITDNLPMREAAQLAVESIQNLIKDCGLNLTLEDLQIPEEDFEVLAKEALTVARPLSNNPRKVDIEDAIDIYRAAW
- a CDS encoding DegT/DnrJ/EryC1/StrS family aminotransferase; translated protein: MPGMELIGQEEIKEIMEVMETGVLMRYGFEKERKGIFKVRQFEEEFCRYMGCKYALGVTSGTAALKVALTALDVGPGDEVICPAFTFVATYEAVLEVGAIPVMADIDDTLCLDPDEILRKITPYTKAVIPVHMCGASADIKRIVDVAKRLYLYVLEDNAQAAGGSFEGKKLGTFGDMGIFSFDSFKTITTGEGGMVITDDETLYKRADWYHDHGHDHDPRVSRAQEKHPILGFNFRMNELQGALGLAQLRKLDTIIATQRRNKAILKEIFSNIKGVGFRRLADPEGDTATHLAFNLPDATSAERLQSTLKEHGVETIIFKKNNWHYVPNWDHLLSWATANSKKYPFTDPSYRGRVEYSIRDIPKAEDLLGRTLFLPIPLKLTEERIEQIQKAVNKASLEI
- the rfaD gene encoding ADP-glyceromanno-heptose 6-epimerase; its protein translation is MIVVTGGAGFIGSALLWKLNSEGIENIIIIDRLGTSEKWKNIVKRRFVDYIHKDDFIRMIYNDQVPFTVRAIVHLGACSSTTERDADYLWRNNYLYSCRICEWAVQNGIPFIYASSAATYGDGTFGFSDDDNITIQLKPVNMYGYSKQLFDLWILKRSLQNFVVGLKFFNVFGPNEYHKGEMRSMVHKAFEQITKEGKVRLFKSYRVGYGNGEQKRDFIYVKDCVEVIWWFLQNREIKGIFNVGTGKARTWNDLAKAVFSSMGLPVNIEYIDMPPALEKQYQYFTEANMSKLINAGFHINFHSLEDAINDYVKGYLMGNDPYL
- the kdsB gene encoding 3-deoxy-manno-octulosonate cytidylyltransferase, translated to MKKVAVIPSRLASTRFPGKPLALLKGKPIIQHVYERATSSPLIDYTVVATDSKEIFETVRRFGGEVVMTATDHRSGTDRVNEAATILNLSDYDIVVNIQGDQPTFEPKHIEEVVMPLMEDDKLLMTTLVYKITNKEDVENPNIVKAVLTNRNFALYFSRSPIPYIREKNLPYNYYKHHGIYAYRRYFLRIFSNLPTGVLERLESLEQLRALEYGYPIKVVESAYDSIEIDTKEDLERLSYILENS
- the rsmG gene encoding 16S rRNA (guanine(527)-N(7))-methyltransferase RsmG produces the protein MNKFNVPNNLMENTLNRAFTHALKTIDIEIQKEELSLFAKYYELLIKWNEKMNLISYKTPDEIILIHFVDCIIPLTYLDRKPQKILDIGSGQGLPAIPMKILRKNWSFTLLESSRKKVSFLTEVIRILDLNAIVVIRERAETMLKDPTMKDHYDGITSRATFKLPLYVGIAEYFVRKGGWILAMKGNLKGDELEETKKTLEKTNIYIEKTLTYNHPVTGSNRALLLLKKQ
- a CDS encoding AAA family ATPase, giving the protein MKGTIAIANQKGGVGKTTTAINLAACIASTERKTLLIDCDAQGNATTGLGVEKSVVEKKNLYHALIGEASLEDVIIPTCVPHLSLVPADRNLIGVEVEFVSLEDRECKLRKILQDVISLYDFIFIDCPPSLGFLTVNALVAADHYIVPLQCEYFAMEGLVHLLNTVRLVRTRLNPKLNLAGILLTMFDSRNLLSHKVSTEVRRYFGEQVFKTVIPRNVRLSECPSHGLPIILYDIRSRGAIAYMELAQEILSKNGRLK
- a CDS encoding ParB/RepB/Spo0J family partition protein; amino-acid sequence: MKSRAALGRGLSALFPDLERDTVIKNTPIICGIEELTPNPFQSRKTFRKNEIRELADSIRKNGIIQPIVVRKREKGYEIIAGERRWRAAQEVGLKEVPVIIREATDSEVAVLSLVENLQREALNPIEEAEALLQLHRVFGLSHEEIAQIVGKDRSTVANTLRLVKLPEDVKSILLEGKITSGHARTILSLEDPNDQINLAHMIVERSLSVRECERLIHVWKKKREKTSKKKDPYDDNLEKRLSEHLKTRVKVVRKKRGGCIEILYSSEEDLMRLADILLFPETKKK